The genomic segment GTAACACACTGCAGAAGCAACAGCCAGGAAAGACATTCTGCTCAATGTGTTAGAACCTGAAACTGCAAAACTAAGGTATTTTCAGAGTTTGCCTCCATGCTGTGTGATCGCTGCAGAAGCTGAGCTACAGAATAAACAGTGTTAATCTTCAggtttcatgtgtgtgtgtgtgtgtgtgtgtgtgtgtgtgtgtgtgtgtgtgtgtgtgtgtgtgtgtgtgtgtgtgtgtgtgtgtgtgctggtggAGAAGCAAAGGGATCGCTTCTAAAAACAAGTGAATCAAGGCAAGCTACCTCTTTATAGCAATAAAAGCCTTCAGCCACACAAAGCTAAGCTGAGTGTTGAGGTGAATGGCTGTGTTCAGCAGGTTTAGAGGAACAACGGCACAGTCAAAGTTCAACATGCCCTTCATTTTCACAACATGCAAATCTTAATCTTTTTGaagattaaaacagaaatattatgaCTGAACTGTCACTTGCTTGGAGTTGCATCGTTTTCATAAACTAATATAGAacagaattcaactttattgtcattgcactgtcacaagtacaagcaacgagatgtagtaatatagattttaaatcatttttatttagagcaaaataaaaagttaaacaaaagtTAATTTGTCTGATTTactaaaggagcagtattatgtgttttctattttatggcACAATCAAATAATTATGTTAACTTCCGTTGTTTCAATTTTTCACCATAATTAAGTAACCATGTTATCATTAGTCACTATGAAAATGtgatatcaaatatgacttggaaaaaaaactgactgtaatttgatgccttgaaattggcctctgtctctttaagagttcctgcactttctgaaactccgccttcaggaagttgtcccaacatggctcctctgttgaCAATGGACTTCAAACTAAGTAACCAAAAACTATCCTCTAATAACTAAAAGATATGATAAAGAACATTCGATATTCCATCAACACAGCAGCCTGTTGATGTTCGCTTCCACTGAGCTGATTCCCATAATTACTGCATCATCatgtttatttaacacaaaCTTAGGCTGAACAAATGACTTATCCATTTATAGATTGCTAGCCGACTGTTTTCTAGTTCTTAATGTTTCACAATTCttataatttaagtttttgtaaATGAATGAGCAATTAACACACAATTAATTCTTTATGTCCATTAAATCAATCCAATTTTACAAACTATATCCTGATAGTTATTGAATTTGATCTATGCTGTTTGCCAAACCCTTTTATTGGTTGGACAATATATCCTTGCAGTTCattattctgtcattttacttttgcttttagacatttttatcCTAATATAGTTAGAACTCTACAACCTTCTGTAAGCATAAACTGTGTAAAGACTAtataaaataactcaaatatattcttcaaaatgttttccagggTGGCTGGATCAATAACTGACTTCAGTAAGAAAGAACAATAAACCAATCGGGTAAATGATGCTCCTAAATACCTCAAGAAGtttgtcagaaatatttctcTTGCAACAGGATCTCAGTTTTATCTGTGTGTCAAGTTAAATCTCAAGAGATTATACAGACTATCCCCAGAAAACCACCGGGTGGTTTATAGGAGGTATACTGCCACCTTGTGGTTAAAAGGCAACAGCACAACAATTTCCCAAGTTCAcaggtaaaaatgtaaaagttcactttcatctgaggaaaaaaaattgcaagaaaCTTAACTCTTTCTTATGTTTCCAGCTCATCTGCTACTGTTATCATAATTTGCATTGTTAGTACCagcaattaaaataacattaattgtttttcatgtttttaattgttcaactgaaaaatgtttacaaatggatatgatttaaacacaaaaatacaaatcgggataaacaattattaaatgAAACCTTTCAAACTTAATATTTGTGACATAATGGACTACTGAGACACATCTACATAATAACTGGGATATTAATGAAtcacaattttaataaaaaaaaacgtatgCCTGCCAATACTTCAAAAATACAACCTGGAATCACAATGAGACATTTTGTGACACAAGTACAGAATGTAAAACTAACAATTAcatcaaatctgaaaatatttatatcctGAGCAAAGTCAAATGAAGTACCCACCGACGAGTTCAACAACAgctacacaaaataaaactaaaaaatgctGTCATTCTTATCTTGCTCCAATTCTTCACTCAAAAACGTGTCTGCAGGCAACTTAGAGTGGGAGAAGTTTTACTCGTGAAATTAGAAGTATAATCAaggcagaaacaaagaaagtggGCAACACTTTACAGCAGACATGGACAACAAACCGGCCGTCCATCAAGCGTCTGGTTTCAGCCCACCCTGAGGGGCGGAGCTACGAGAACCACGCCGTCGCCTCTGACAAACAGCATGGGGATGTTTCTCTTTGtagactgaaaaacagattgaaaaacAGTCATATGAAACTGTAACctttcatttttaactcaaGTCTGCAAACGTAGTTATGAAACATATTTAACCTGGAACCACGTTTAACACATTTCTCCAAACATACTCTCCTTTTTAGTACCTACACTAAGAGATTAAACTTTCTAAACTGTTATGCAATCTTATCCAAAACATAACGGATCTCTGCAGATGGCAACTGGATCCCATTACGTTTTAAACTCAAAAAGCGCAAAAATCTGACCGTCAGGCGTCAGTTAAGATAGTTAAAGGACTAAGGAAGTCAAGTAGAGCTGTGGAATATATTGTGTTGtagtacaaaaaaagaaaattacaatagGTTGCAggtataaaaatatgaaatcacACCGTAAATTGTAAGTACCACACATTCAAAGTCTGCCAGTGATGCATATAGACTAAGTGGCCTTGATTGaccaaatgtatatttttagtaGCTGTGATGCTaaacttacagaaaatattGTTGTCAAAGTGATGATGGGAAAGAAAGCagcaccaaaacacaaaaagcagtttaaaaCAGACTGACTTTCTAACACTGTAGATGATAGAGAGGTGAACTAAAGAAGATTGCATAAATCTGAACAGAAGtgtagaaaaaacacaacaaaaggaAAACGGGTCCTTTACCTTGTAGAGTTCCTCATACGTCTCCTCATCGATCTCCACGGTCGTCACCGTCTCCTCCACATCCCCCAGGATCATGTTCAGGTGCTGATCATACGCCTGGGACAACATGAAACACGCGAGTGAGGTCAAAGATCTAAACTGAGAGGTGGATCACCTGATCCAGTGAGTGTAACTTACATGCAGACGGCCCCGGAGCTCCCGGTCGTTCCTCATCTTGACATAGATCCGCTCATCCAGACTGAGCCTGATCAGGTCAAGCGGCTCCTCGACTGTGTTGGTAGTTGGTTGCTGCAGAACAGAGGGgcagttatttctgttttcaaacagAACCTCTATTATTCTGCCACAGCCACTCAGAAACCAGTAAGTAACAGACTTACAGGACTTCAGAGATCAAGTCTGTTCACTAGggatttattattgttttggttCTAGTGGACTTTAACAGACAGGAGAGCTGCGTCTTGAGGGCGATACTGTCTGTTGATTGGATGCCCAAGCTACCATTTCATATGCAATGCAACAAATCTGTTAATTTGAGGCTTACATGTATATGAGTTGTATATTGTATATTCTTATTTTGTCCTTTAAGTGAAACAAAATCAGTGTGTTTTTCAACTgagtaaaataaagtttaaataatcaCAAGCTTTAATAATAACCATAACGGTGCAGCCGTCCAGAACAATGCAGTGTTGCACAATTGCCTCTCACTGATGAGCCTGATTGATTTATTAGCTGAATgtgcacaaacaaaactgatggTCATGTTATAAAAAGTAGCAATTTATTTGCCGTCTGACCTACAATCTCACCTGATGATGGTCAGTAACAAGAATTAAGAATTATTTATGACCTagtaaaaatatacagaaatacTCGGAAACTCGCGACGAAAAGTAATTAGAAGCTTTTTGTTCTTAAAACGCAGCaataaaggttttcaaaatatgtGCAGTGAAAGTTACATTACCTGGCATTCATCACCCAGTTGCGAAGGGAAAACGAAAGGACGAGCTCGCGAAATGAATgacttcaatcaatcaatcaatcaatcacattttatttgtatagcacatttcagcagcgaggcatttcaaagtgctttacatcataaaacacagaaacacaatgcaacatagaaccaacaatcaaaacacgacatgaatcaaatcaacaatcaaaacacgactactttattttgtactttattttgtaaacgggtgacaaaaaaagatcaaaacacGTTTTTATGATATTCACGACAGCATTCTATGCTGCAAGTCAGGCTAATTCGGCTAACTGGTTTCACAGGCCCGAACAGGCTCGTAATGGTGTTTAAACACCAAAAGCTCAAACTAAGCGTAGAAACTCAAACAGAAGTCTGATTATATCGCTAACATTTTACACAAAGTCAATACACCAATGACTTAATAATAATTTCGTCTTAATTCAACACAGCAGCACAAACCTGCTCGACTTCGTCCGCCATGTTTCTTTGAAATTACGTCGAGCGGAGAGACGGATACGGAAGTTGCCAGGTCCgtaaaaaaacactatttcagGCAAAAGCAAAGAACACCTGCTCCGTTcgaagaaaatggcttttatttctCCCTTTCTTAATATGGACAGATTATACGGTGCTCCAAAAATCGATAAAAAATAACCTTAAATTTATTCTTCTcttactaaaaaatatattacatagatttctttgtttgcaattaaaatgtaacccatattttatttgtgaagccctttacaattattaatatttacatcTTTGCTGTAGTTTTGCTTGATTAGTCGTTTACTTCCAGGTCCCGAAGTATTCACTCTACAAGCTCGATATTACGTGTGGGGTTCTTAAGAACGGCTAAAAGAGCAAACTTGGCAACCCGTTTCAGGAGCATGAAGCGCGTCCTCTGTTCCTTCTTTCCAGGCCTTTCCATAATCCCCATCGCATCCCTGAGGTAAGAAAATCAACCGCCAAATCTGTTCGTTTTTACTGTACAAATCCTTTTTGTTCCGTTACTCCGATCTGTTCTCCGAGTTTAACGTTTGTAAAACATCATGACCCatttaataatgaataataTAGTGTATCAATGTATATTATATTCATCTACAATGGAGTTCATTGTCAAATAAACCAGTTTAATGTATTCAATTTCGTAAATAAGACGTTGTTGCCTTTTTCTGAGCTTGATGCCATTTCATTCTTTTGTATATTGTTTCTTCATGACTGTTTCTCTGCTACTCTGTGTGTGTACAGCAGTGCTTGTGACAATGTGTCCCTCCTCTGTCCAACAGACAGCCCAGTGCTCCATACTGGGTTTGTCAGCAAACTGAGGAGGCAGATCAGAGCAGTGGCATTACCCATTCCATCCTTAGCTGCCAGGTTGCTCTGTGGTGGAAGAGATCCCTGCAACAAACATGTCAAACATGCATCCCAAGCCTCTGTCAACTAACACTTTATGGGTTTTGTGAGCTCGTTGAAGAAACCTGTGTGTGTGAAATCAGGCCATGCAACCTTCTCTTTGCTTGTATCTGGATCCTGTACTTACAGCATTCTGGTTTGCA from the Xiphophorus maculatus strain JP 163 A chromosome 20, X_maculatus-5.0-male, whole genome shotgun sequence genome contains:
- the lsm3 gene encoding U6 snRNA-associated Sm-like protein LSm3 is translated as MADEVEQQPTTNTVEEPLDLIRLSLDERIYVKMRNDRELRGRLHAYDQHLNMILGDVEETVTTVEIDEETYEELYKSTKRNIPMLFVRGDGVVLVAPPLRVG